A portion of the Malassezia japonica chromosome 3, complete sequence genome contains these proteins:
- a CDS encoding uncharacterized protein (EggNog:ENOG503NWR2; BUSCO:EOG09262Z14; COG:S), with the protein MGVIAQSVARLGQSVVLTQPPRADTRQTAGPWPTQGPKDRHTPVAEPRPPSTPWPSKARASAPKSVPNTIQIPEAETPATATAQAEVAAEKAAAEQVAAEKAAAQRAAEADAAPAPAAPAPKVESHTVAEAQPPRPAVHERPVASSAVSDATAHTPEDEYDAATEERVAPLRAARVPSSRLGRLLHYGSLGAGLAWGSAGEYMRRATSGSSETPSPVFLSEANVNRLVDKLSTMRGAALKLGQFMSIQDSHMLPPQVEEVMLRVQNSAHYMPAWQLEQVMQADLGDDWRTHFSLFEERPFAAASIGQVHSAVLADPFPAQPHMAGKRVAVKVQFPGVAQSISSDLSNIKWLLMASALLPKGLFLENSVRVLQKELEEECDYTREAEMGRRFRAHVDASATTPGALRLEVPEVVDSLCTPRVLTTEFMRGRPLTHAARLDQATRDRIAHAIMELSLRELFEWRLMQTDPNWTNFLYSEKNNSIQLIDFGASRPYSAEFMDMWVSLLRAAVAGDREACEKWSIAIGYLTGEESESMRTAHLDSMVALGEPFRADAPVPYPFANQTITDRVRAQIPVMLRERHRPPPPETYSLNRKLSGAFLLCARLGASVDCRSMFDRVTSDYVYAGGSTAPPAVPGTRRNMHSIARRLATAGLRAPRALHTVPHQHRIGRNIGDRWAKMALNDYVVQQAQHAEPTPPKPKSQPTAMPWSAGGIRTERPGSVMIRGVEVPIRCVNCVYNLYADDVEDWKEDITKARAKLEHASPPITVDEWDTTKFGRLPAQVVEPDKEAAAERAIGPEDPVLKAFMHLEQDIKRKHRQSPNQREANSKL; encoded by the exons ATGGGCGTGATCGCCCAGTcggtcgcgcgtctcgggcaGAGTGTCGTGCTGACACAGCCGCCCCGCGCGGACACTCGCCAGACCGCCGGCCCGTGGCCGACCCAAGGCCCCAAGGACCGGCACACGCCGGTGGCTGaaccgcggccgccgagcacgcctTGGCCCTCCAAagcgcgcgcaagcgcgccaaAAAGTGTGCCGAATACCATCCAGATACCAGAGGCTGAGACGCCCGCCACAGCGACAGCACAGGCCGAAGTGGCCGCCGAAaaagccgccgccgagcaggtggCTGCCGAAaaagccgccgcgcagcgcgccgccgaggcagACGCTGCACCCGCGCCAGCCGCGCCGGCTCCCAAGGTCGAATCGCACACtgtcgccgaggcgcagccgcCACGCCCTGctgtgcacgagcgcccTGTCGCGTCCAGCGCTGTTTCGGACGCCACGGCCCATACCCCCGAGGACGAGTACGATGCGGCGACcgaggagcgtgtcgccccgcttcgcgctgcgcgtgtgCCATCTTCGCGTCTCGGACGTCTCTTGCACTACGGcagcctcggcgccggccttGCATGGGGCTCTGCCGGTGAATACATGCGCCGTGCGACGTCCGGTTCTTCGGAAACCCCCTCGCCCGTGTTCCTTTCCGAGGCGAATGTCAACCGCTTGGTGGACAAGCTGAGCACGAtgcgtggcgcggcgctcaagcTCGGCCAATTCATGAGCATTCAAGATAGCCACATGCTCCCTCCGCAAGTCGAGGAGGTGATGCTGCGTGTGCAAAACAGTGCGCACTACATGCCTGCGTggcagctcgagcaggtcatGCAggccgacctcggcgatgACTGGCGGACGCACTTTTCCTTGTTCGAGGAGCGTCCGTTTGCCGCTGCCTCGATCGGGCAGGTGCACAGCGCGGTGCTTGCCGATCCCTTCCCTGCGCAGCCGCACATGGCCGGCAAGCGTGTCGCGGTCAAGGTGCAGTTtcccggcgtcgcgcagtCCATTTCCTCAGATTTGTCCAACATCAAGTGGCTGCTGatggcctcggcgctgctgccgaAAGGTCTCTTTTTGGAAAACAGCGTGCGTGTCCTGCAAAAAGAGCTCGAGGAAGAGTGCGACTACACGCGCGAAGCCGAGATGGGCCGCCGCTTTCGTGCGCATGtcgacgcgagcgccacaacgcccggcgcgctccgcctcgaggtcccCGAAGTGGTCGACTCGCTGTGCACGCCACGCGTGCTCACGACCGAGTTTATGCGTGGGCGTCCTctgacgcacgccgcgcgcctcgaccaggcgacgcgcgaccgcatcgcgcaTGCGATCATGGAGCTGAGCCTGCGTGAGCTCTTCGAGTGGCGCTTGATGCAGACCGATCCCAACTGGACCAACTTTTTGTACAGCGAAAAGAACAACAGCATCCAGCTGATCGACtttggcgcgtcgcgtcccTACTCGGCAGAGTTTATGGACATGTGGGTCAGCCtactgcgcgccgccgtggccgGCGACCGCGAAGCCTGCGAGAAATGGAGCATTGCGATTGGATACCTGACCGGCGAGGAGTCCGAG AGTatgcgcaccgcgcaccTGGACTCGATGGTCGCTCTTGGCGAGCCGTTCCgcgcggacgcgccggtgccgtaTCCGTTTGCGAACCAAACGATCACCGACCGCGTCCGTGCGCAGATCCCCGTtatgctgcgcgagcgccaccgCCCCCCGCCCCCAGAGACCTACTCGCTGAACAGGAAGCTCAGTGGCGCTTTCCTGCTTtgtgcgcgcctcggtgcgaGCGTCGACTGCCGCTCGATGTTTGACCGGGTGACGAGCGACTATGTCTATGCGGGCGGAAGCACGGCCCCCCCGGCCGTGCcgggcacgcgccgcaacATGCACAGCATAGCGCGCAGGTTGGCGACGGCGGGCCTGCGTGCCccccgcgcgctgcacaccGTCCCCCACCAGCACC GGATCGGACGCAATATTGGTGATCGCTGGGCCAAGATGGCGCTCAACGACTATGTTGTGCAGCAGGcacagcacgccgagcccACGCCTCCCAAGCCCAAGTCCCAGCCGACGGCCATGCCCTGGTCTGCCGGCGGTATCCGCACCGAGAGGCCGGGTTCCGTGATGATCCGCGGCGTCGAAGTGCCCATCC GCTGTGTCAACTGTGTCTACAATCTCTATGCGGACGATGTCGAGGACTGGAAAGAGGACATCACCAAAGCACGTgccaagctcgagcacgcctCGCCCCCTATCACGGTGGACGAGTGGGACACGACCAAGTTTGGCCGTCTCCCCGCAcaggtcgtcgagcccGACAAGGAGGCAGCGGCGGAGCGTGCCATTGGCCCCGAGGACCCTGTCCTGAAAGCCTTTatgcacctcgagcaggacaTCAAACGCAAGCATCGGCAGTCGCCGAATCAGCGTGAAGCTAATTCCAAGCTATAG
- a CDS encoding uncharacterized protein (COG:S; EggNog:ENOG503NW75) — MQQISRKVVQTVHAAEQGEGVGAKVRRAMGNRQLRNFSPFLMLDEFTVGEGAGFSDHPHRGQTTVTYMLDGNMEHEDFAGHRGTIGPGDLQWMMVGRGIMHAEMPKHRDEHGNKLPTPHGLQLWIDLPVEAKTADPSYQEFSGKNIPSQTPRSSEPKETEGHGWSMKVISGTSHGVESPVRLPKNGGCYYMDITLQPGGWIFQDIPHGWNAFLYGLKGSVKVGDNEKLYDAHHTLVLSNPARKTDTAEEAELVLSNTDGVRIENPTDAPAQYVLIAGEPMDHPVVQYGPFVMTSQREVFQAVEDFQAHRNGFERAANWQSEIAKNFRH; from the coding sequence ATGCAACAGATCTCTCGCAAGGTCGTTCAGACCGTGCACGCTGCTGAGCAAGGCGAAGGTGTCGGCGccaaggtgcgccgcgccatgGGCAACCGCCAGCTGCGCAACTTTAGCCCCTTTTTGATGCTCGATGAGTTTACGGTCGGCGAAGGCGCCGGCTTCTCGGACCACCCTCACCGTGGCCAGACGACGGTGACCTACATGTTGGATGGCAACATGGAGCACGAAGACTTTGCTGGCCACCGCGGCACGATCGGCCCCGGCGACCTGCAGTGGATGATGGTCGGCCGTGGTATCATGCACGCCGAGATGCCCAAGCACCGTGACGAGCACGGCAACAAGCTGCCGACCCCCCACGGCCTGCAGCTCTGGATCGACCTGCCGGTCGAGGCCAAGACCGCCGACCCCTCCTACCAGGAGTTCTCTGGCAAGAACATCCCGTCGCAGACCCCCCGGTCGTCCGAACCGAAGGAGACCGAGGGCCACGGCTGGTCGATGAAGGTTATCTCTGGCACGAGCCACGGCGTCGAGTCGCCTGTGCGCCTGCCCAAGAACGGTGGATGCTACTACATGGACATTACGCTGCAGCCCGGCGGCTGGATCTTCCAAGACATCCCCCACGGCTGGAACGCCTTCCTGTACGGCCTCAAGGGCAGTGTGAAGGTCGGCGACAATGAAAAGCTGTACGACGCTCACCATACCCTTGTCCTCTCGAACCCCGCGCGCAAGACGGACAcggccgaggaggccgagctcgtgctgaGCAACACGGACGGTGTGCGCATCGAGAACCCCACCGATGCCCCCGCGCAGTATGTGCTGATTGCCGGCGAGCCGATGGACCACCCCGTGGTGCAGTACGGGCCGTTTGTCATGACCTCTCAGCGCGAGGTCTtccaggcggtcgaggacTTCCAGGCGCACCGCAACGGCTTTGAGCGTGCGGCCAACTGGCAGTCGGAGATTGCCAAGAACTTCCGCCATTAA
- the ARP2 gene encoding Arp2/3 complex subunit, actin nucleation center (EggNog:ENOG503NU86; COG:Z; BUSCO:EOG09262MEK) — translation MDDSRPVVVDNGTGFVKVGYAGSNFPEHVFPSIVGRPILRTEERESISASGVQIKDLMVGDEAEAVRTYLQVSQPMEHGVVKDFEDMRHVWNYTFDEKLRIDPRGRKVLLTEPPMNPKRNREEMCRIMFEEYGFDGVYVAIQAVLTLYAQGLQTGVVVDSGDGVTHIVPVYEGFAMPHLTRRLDIAGRDVTRHLIKLLLLRGYAFNRTADFETVRQIKEKLCYVSYDLNLDKRLADETTTLVESYTLPDGRVIKVGSERFEAPECLFQPHLAGLEQPGVAEMLFQTIQSAAVDVRADLYKHIVLSGGSSMYPGLPSRLEKEMKQLYLSRVLQGDGSRLNNFKIRIEDPPRRKHMVFLGGAVLADIMKGRDSFWISREEWYEQGPAALERLGRNA, via the exons ATGGACGATTCGCGGCCTGTTGTCGTGGACAACGGTACTGGC TTTGTCAAAGTCGGATATGCTGGCTCCAACTTTCCCGAGCACGTCTTTCCGTCGATCGTCGGACGCCCGATTCTGCGCACGGAAGAGCGCGAGTCGATctccgcgagcggcgtccAGATCAAGGACCTGATGGTGGGtgacgaggccgaggcggtgcgcacgtaTCTGCAAGTGTCGCAGCCGATGGAGCATGGTGTGGTGAAGGACTTTGAGGATATGCGCCATGTGTGGAACTATACGTTTGACGAAAAGCTGCGCATCGATCCCCGCGGCCGCAAGGTGCTCCTGACCGAGCCGCCGATGAATCCGAAGCGGAACCGCGAGGAGATGTGCAGGATCATGTTTGAAGAGTATGGCTTTGACGGCGTCTATGTCGCGATTCAGGCCGTGCTCACGCTCTACGCCCAGGGTCTCCAGACCGGTGTCGTGGTCGACAGCGGCGACGGTGTAACGCACATTGTGCCGGTGTACGAGGGCTTTGCGATGCCGCACCTCACGCGGCGCCTGGACATTGCCGGCCGCGACGTGACGCGCCACCTCATCAAGCTCCTCTTGCTGCGTGGCTATGCTTTCAACCGCACGGCCGACTTTGAGACCGTGCGCCAGATCAAGGAGAAGTTGTGCTACGTGAGCTACGACTTGAACCTCGACAAGCGGCTCGCGGATGAGACTacgacgctcgtcgagagCTACACGCTCCCGGACGGCCGCGTGATCAAGGTCGGCTCGGAGCGCttcgaggcgcccgagtGCCTCTTCCAGCCGCACCTCGCgggcctcgagcagccgGGCGTTGCGGAAATGCTCTTCCAGACCATCCAGAGTGCCGCGGtggacgtgcgcgcggATCTGTACAAGCACATTGTGCTCAGCGGCGGCAGCTCCATGTACCCGGGCCTGCCCAGCCGTCTCGAAAAGGAGATGAAGCAGCTGTATCTCTCACGCGTGCTCCAGGGCGACGGCAGCCGCCTGAACAACTTCAAGATCCGCATCGAGGACCCGCCCAGGAGGAAGCACATGGTcttcctcggcggcgcggtgctcgcggATATCATGAAGGGCCGCGACAGCTTCTGGatctcgcgcgaggagTGGTACGAGCAGgggccggcggcgctcgagcgcctcggacggAACGCATAG
- the RTF1 gene encoding RNA polymerase-associated protein rtf1 (COG:K; BUSCO:EOG09264XOZ; EggNog:ENOG503NU0X): MSEDGLDEELIALVGEGQSSPPASPGRAQRRSTLLGDSSDEEEEKGMSYPLEGIYKDEEDREELLAMNELEREEVLAQRRDEISRKNQHEQLAAMVRSQQAASGKSRKSKMTEAERAQRRKRSRDMARRELEDLDDPFAESEDEDVFAESDSDADAPARRPSTTKASKLSELRRKRQERQRGASRRVDESDDEPAPRRRRVREDSDSAYESESDYEERRPARRAPLESEVLIASEDEPPSLELLNAIRVGRDELERLVFLPAGAEAIRGCFIRCSWGMRDRPDGSKEHVYRVHQITSVTQRDGKYYDVSNDHSGRFLNTYISFYWNGKEHSVDLRPVSSQPISDSERQRWIAALKGNATKFPSAAAIQDKQRAVEEVLATPLTEEDVRKIVVRKRELRAAAEASGAGRSAPPSLPQASGVRYDEHAMAQINERNRRQDRERIQEAERRAARAKRLAAQAAAPAPTAAAAPVSQAAVSAALASAPSGTAVVPTIDIDLGDF, encoded by the coding sequence atgTCGGAAGACGGtctggacgaggagctgatTGCGCTCGTTGGCGAGGGGCAGTCGAGTCccccggcgtcgccggggcgcgcgcagcgccgttCGACGCTTCTTGGCGACTCttcggacgaggaggaggagaaAGGCATGTCGTACCCGCTCGAAGGCATCTACAAGGACGAAGAGGaccgcgaggagctgctcgcgatgaacgagctggagcgcgaagaggtgcttgcgcagcgccgtgatGAGATCTCGCGTAAGAATCagcacgagcagctcgccgcgatGGTACGCtcgcagcaggcggcgtcggGCAAGTCGCGTAAAAGCAAGAtgaccgaggcggagcgcgcgcaacgtcggaagcgctcgcgcgacatggcgcgccgcgagctcgaggacctcgacgatCCGTTCGCCGAGTcagaggacgaggacgtgtTTGCCGAGTCAGACtcggacgccgacgcgccggcgcgcaggccgtcgacgaccaAAGCGTCGAAACTCTCGGAactgcgccgcaagcgccaggagcgccagcggggcgcatcgcgccgcgtggacgagagcgacgacgagcccgcgccgcgccgccgccgcgtgcgcgaggactCGGACTCGGCGTACGAAAGCGAGTCGGACTACGAAGAgcgccggccggcgcggcgcgcgccgctcgagtcCGAGGTGCTGATCGCCTCGgaggacgagccgccgtcgctcgagctgctcaatgCGATCCGCGtgggccgcgacgagctcgagcgcttgGTATTCCTCccggcgggcgccgaggcgatccgGGGGTGCTTTATCCGCTGCTCGTGGGGCATGCGCGACCGGCCCGACGGGAGTAAGGAGCACGTATACCGCGTCCACCAGATCACGAGTgtgacgcagcgcgacggaAAGTACTACGACGTGAGCAACGACCACTCGGGCCGTTTCCTCAACACCTACATCTCGTTTTACTGGAACGGAAAAGAGCACAGTGTCGACCTACGCCCGGTCAGCTCGCAGCCGATCAGCGACTCGGAGCGGCAGCGCTggatcgcggcgctgaaGGGCAATGCGACCAAGTTtcccagcgccgcggcgatccAGGACAagcagcgtgcggtcgAGGAAGTGCTTGCCACGCCGCTGACCGAggaggacgtgcgcaagattgtcgtgcgcaagcgcgagctgcgcgccgcggccgaggcgagcggcgcaggccgcagTGCCCCGCCGTCGCTTCCCcaggcgagcggcgtgcggtaCGACGAGCACGCCATGGCGCAGATCAACGAGCGCAACCGGCGGCAggaccgcgagcgcatccaggaggcggagcgccgcgcggcgcgtgccaagcgcctcgcggcgcaagccgccgcgcccgcgcccacggccgccgccgcgcccgtgTCCCAGGCCGCGGTgtctgcggcgctcgcatctgcgccgagcggcacggcggtCGTGCCGACGATCGATATCGACCTAGGCGACTTTTAA
- the PUS1 gene encoding tRNA pseudouridine(38-40) synthase (EggNog:ENOG503NVYM; COG:J), translating into MAKRAAEDGASGQEPKVARTEGDDPTRDAQGSRLAKRKVAIFFGYCGSGYSGLQINPGVPTIEGDIFDAFCRAGAVSEENAVNPNKVQLQRAARTDRGVHAAGNLLTLKLVLEPSSLPEGQTLTEYVNTLLPPQVRIWGMRRVQSAFNARTSCDSRLYEYLLPTYVFLPPKPFSSMWKMLRRLNGAEGESDVAPWDDPAVRDLPLLNHPFWKEQGYESDFNEDMHAKRKWRISQDELARVRAVFDAYTGSHNFHNYTVGKEFRDRSAHRVMKKLSISEPKIINDTEWVSIKFHGQSFMLHQIRKMIGLLVLIGRTNAPVSLITQSFGPARIHVPKAPGLGLLLVEPHFGGYNIKVANNNERIDRMMAQRTSAGKPIPESVEGGKRETVDFHEFQEKMDQFKQTHVYDEIHRTEDATSEFAKWLNYLDVFVGPDFEFLNPEGHIPECAILRLGEQRRAPGGQPKAQDSDSETEVGATDDQELEG; encoded by the exons ATGGCGAAGCGTGCCGCGGaggacggcgcgtcggggcAGGAGCCCaaggtcgcgcgcacggagGGCGACGATCCGACACGCGATGCGCAAGGCAGCCGCCTCGCGAAGCGCAAGGTCGCCATCTTTTTCGGCTACTGCGGCTCGGGCTACTCGGGATTGCAAAT CAACCCCGGCGTGCCAACGATTGAGGGCGATATCTTTGACGCGTTTTGCCGTGCGGGCGCGGTAAGCGAGGAGAATGCCGTGAACCCCAACAAAgtgcagctgcagcgcgctgcgcgcaccgaccgcggcgtgcacgcaGCCGGCAACCTACTCACCCTcaagctcgtgctcgagccgaGCTCGCTGCCGGAGGGGCAGACGCTCACCGAGTATGTCAATACGCTCCTTCCGCCGCAGGTGCGCATCTGGggcatgcggcgcgtgcagaGCGCGTTCAacgcgcgcacgagctgcgacTCGCGCCTGTACGAGTACCTCTTGCCGACCTATGTGTTTCTGCCGCCCAAGCCCTTTTCCTCTATGTGGAAGATGCTGCGCCGGCTGAACGGCGCTGAAGGCGAGAGCGACGTTGCGCCGTGGGACGAcccggcggtgcgcgacctCCCGCTGCTCAACCACCCCTTTTGGAAGGAGCAGGGGTACGAGTCCGACTTCAACGAGGACATGCACGCGAAGCGCAAGTGGCGCATCTCgcaggacgagctcgcgcgcgtgcgcgcggtcTTTGACGCGTACACCGGCTCGCACAACTTCCACAACTATACCGTCGGCAAAGAGTTTCGCGATCGcagcgcgcaccgcgtcaTGAAAAAGCTGAGCATTTCCGAGCCCAAGATTATCAACGATACCGAGTGGGTCTCGATCAAGTTCCATGGGCAGTCGTTTATGCTGCACCAGATCCGCAAGATGATTGGGCTGCTGGTGCTGATCGGGCGCACCAACGCCCCGGTCTCGCTCATCACCCAGTCGTTTgggccggcgcgcatccACGTTCCCAAGGCGCCCGGCCTCGggctgctgctcgtcgagccgcACTTTGGGGGGTATAATATCAAGGTTGCGAACAAcaacgagcgcatcgaccgCATgatggcgcagcgcacgagcgcgggcAAGCCGATCCCCGAGAGCGTCGAAGGCGGCAAGCGCGAGACGGTCGACTTTCACGAGTTCCAGGAGAAGATGGACCAGTTCAAGCAGACGCACGTCTACGACGAGATCCACCGCACCGAGGACGCCACGTCCGAGTTCGCCAAGTGGCTCAACTACCTCGACGTGTTTGTCGGGCCAGATTT CGAGTTCCTCAATCCCGAGGGGCATATTCCCGAGTGTGCGATCCTGCGCCtgggcgagcagcgccgcgcgccgggcggccagcccaaggcgcaggACTCCGACTCCGAGACGGAGGTGGGGGCTACCGATGACCAGGAGCTAGAGGGATAG
- a CDS encoding uncharacterized protein (EggNog:ENOG503NV1Y; COG:O), which produces MSSEAGSNAAKERGNALFKAGNYRDAVAAYTEAIVQDSANAPLLLLNRCAAYLALNDFKNALNDGRSAVQKQGAPSAKALTRVAKCYIGLGELSSAAESARAAAEAPGATPAEQTQARDVAEQVQEIEKHLASFDTYIKEKNWTLASIALDQAQRIAKLSESTSPAHWKLLRATLYLQRGKISQAHSVATDMYRADPTSTDALLLGARVMLANNDVAKAVSQVQAALRNDPDRADVKQFLRKCKALASLKEAANAAFKANNSEEALAKYAEILQVADQDAERDAEPKKFKAVIYSNRAILKSKTGDYASSIADCDTALELDPGYTKPLRTRARAHLSQENYEDAVRDFKKAMEESVGTPEADSLRRELRQAELDLKRSKKKDYYKILGVSKTANEPEIKKAFRKESLKHHPDKGGDEEKFKLCNEAYNVLSDPQQRRRYDSGVDDMDEMDMGMGGMGGGMGGGMGGMGGMGGMHGVNLADLFGPGFANFDTGARYSNGGTSFHFG; this is translated from the coding sequence ATGTCTTCCGAGGCGGGGTCGAACGccgccaaggagcgcggAAATGCGCTCTTTAAAGCGGGTAACTACCGCGATGCTGTTGCGGCATATACAGAGGCGATCGTGCAAGATAGTGCGAACGCACCGCTCCTTTTGTTGAACCGGTGTGCGGCGTACTTGGCCTTGAACGATTTTAAGAATGCGCTCAACGACGGACGCTCTGCGGTGCAGAAGCagggcgcgccgtcggccaaggcgcttACGCGTGTGGCCAAGTGCTAcatcggcctcggcgagctgtcgtcggccgcagaaagcgcacgcgccgccgccgaggcgccgggcgcgacgccggcggagcagacgcaggcgcgcgacgtcgccgagcaggtgcaAGAGATCGAAAAGCACCTTGCGAGCTTCGACACTTACATCAAAGAAAAGAACTGGACGCTCGCCTcgatcgcgctcgaccaggcgcagcgcatcgccaaGCTCTCCGAGTCGACGAGCCCGGCGCACTGgaagctgctgcgcgcgacactctacctgcagcgcggcaagATCTCGCAGGCGCACTCGGTCGCGACCGACATGTACCGCGCGGACCCCACGAGCacggatgcgctgctgctcggtgcgcgtgtCATGCTGGCGAACAACGACGTGGCGAAGGCCGTGTCCCAGgtccaggcggcgctgcgcaacgaCCCCGACCGCGCGGACGTGAAGCAGTTCCTGCGCAAGTGCAAGGCGCTCGCATCCCTCAAGGAGGCCGCGAACGCCGCGTTCAAGGCGAACAACTCGgaggaggcgctcgccaagtACGCCGAAATCCTccaggtcgccgaccaggacgcggagcgcgacgcggagccGAAAAAGTTCAAGGCGGTGATCTACTCGAACCGCGCGATCCTCAAGTCCAAGACGGGCGACTacgcctcgtccatcgcGGACTGCGACACGGCACTGGAACTCGACCCCGGCTATACGaagccgctgcgcacgcgcgcacgcgcacacCTCAGCCAGGAGAACTACGAGGATGCAGTGCGCGACTTTAAAAAGGCGATGGAGGAgagcgtcggcacgcccgaagccgactcgctgcgccgcgagctgcgccaggccgagctcgacctaAAGCGCAGCAAGAAGAAGGACTATTACAAGATCCTCGGCGTGTCCAAGACCGCGAACGAGCCCGAGATCAAAAAGGCGTTCCGCAAAGAATCGCTCAAGCACCACCCCGACAAGGGCGGCGACGAAGAAAAGTTCAAGCTGTGCAACGAGGCGTACAATGTGCTCAGCGAtccgcagcagcgccgcaggtACGACTCGGGCGTCGACGATATGGACGAGATGGATATGGGCATGGGCGGTATGGGCGGCGGtatgggcggcggcatgggcggcatgggcggcatgggcggcatgCACGGTGTCAACCTCGCCGACCTCTTTGGCCCGGGCTTTGCCAACTTTGATACCGGCGCACGCTACTCGAACGGCGGCACGAGCTTCCACTTTGGCTAA